DNA from Flavobacterium aestivum:
GATCGTCATATTGCGAAAGATGGCTTCCGTTGGGACAGAATAAGAAACGACCGTTTTGTACTTCTTTAGACATCCATTTCATGTGTTCGGGATCCATAGTGTCGTATTTGGCACCAATTACTAGAGTAGGAACGGTAATCGTTTTAAGTCTGGCAGTGACATCCCAGTCTTTTAGAGTGGCATTTCCGGTAATTCCAAATTCACTTGGCCCTTGCATGTATACATACACTTTTGGATTGATGTGCTTGAAACATCTATTGATTGATTCCGGCCATTTATCAATGGGCATTCTTAAAATATGTTCTGTATAATAGTATTTAAAAAGTAGCTCAGTGTATTTTGGATTGGTATAATCTTTGTTTTTTTCAAATGCTTTTATTTGATCAAAAACTGCTTTTGGAAGTTTAGGACCAAGAACTTCATCAGCATATTTGTTGTATGCAGGTGCACTTGCCATCATGTTCGAAATAATCAGTCCTTTAAGGTTTTTTTGGTATTTCAAGGCATATTCCATAGCAAGAATTCCGCCCCAGGATTGCCCTAGAATATAAAAATTAGAATTGTCGCAGCCTAATGCTTTTCGGACCTGTTCAACTTCTTCCACAAATCGTTCGTTTGTCCATAAACTATTGTCATCTGGCTGATCACTGTAATAGGAACCCAATTGATCATAGTAGATGTATTCTATACTTTCGTTTGGGAAATAGCCATCAAATGATTCATACAACTCATGGGTGAGACCAGGACCTCCGTGAAGTAATAACACTTTGATAGTTGGATTGTTACCTACAGTTTTGGTCCAAACCTTATAAGTGCCTTTGGGAGTAGTAATGGGAATCATTTTGATACCGCCTGTTAATTGATCGTCTCTTTTTGAGAAATCCAAATAATTAGACTTGACAGTGTCTTCGGTTTTTTCTTTGCATCCTATGAATAAAAATAGACAGGCAAAAAGGATAGCGTTGATTTTTAATTTCATTAGACTAATTTTTATGGTTGTTTATACATTGGTTTAAGTTCTTGAATAAAGTTAACTATAAAGTATTTAACTTTTTGATGTGTGGCATTTATTCATGATTTTTATTTATAAATCGTATTTACCTAACTGATGATTTTTTGTTAAGAAAATTAACTTACGGTATTTTCTTTCAATTTTTAATTATCAGCTTGTTTATTTAGTAAGACAAATCTTCTTTTGTTAAATATTTTGTGTTGAGGCTCAAAAAAATATATGGTAATGTTTTGGAAACCTGTATTTTAAGATTTTTTTTAATAGGATATTAGTACTTATAATTGAAAACGAGTATTAATACTTGTCCTTTTGTTTTCTTAAAATTATAAATTGTTTTTTTATTAAGGTGACTGATATGAGGTAGTTCATGAATAAATCTTAAGTAAAATATAGTTTTTTTTTAGAAAATGGTGGCAACCGAAAAACCAATGATAGAGTAGGTGGGATAAATAATTAATTTATGATAAGAAGTTTACGTATTACTGATGATTTTGTTCAAGAGGAGGAATGTAAGGAAATTATTTCTAGTGATTTTTATTATGATATGAATGGTAAAATGGATCAAGAATTAATTCAGTTGGCTAAAAATATTATAATGGGGAGGACAACGTCATATTCTGCTGAGGTGAGTTTTGATTTTAATTTTGAGATAAATATTGATAACGGAAAATCATTTTACGTTACAGATTTAGGTAATCTTGTTTCAGATGGTGGTATTTTTTCGGGTGATATTTATACTGAGGACATCAATCGTTTATATAATGATACAGTAAGCTTTGAGTTTAAGAATACAGCTATTTATTTATGCCTTGTATTTTTTGATCGTGATTCTAATAATTTAGGGGCTTTTAAATGTGGGGCTTTTTCACCGGTTGACAGTAGTGGAATAGGATTTGGAACGTGGTATTAATTGAATTTTAATGCGTCTTTAAAGCTATTATAATGCTTAATAGTATTTAAAAAACAAATAGTCCCGACACATTAGGTTGGGACTATTTGTTTTTATATTTCAGTATCATTTACTGTATTGTATTTGTCCAAAGCATTTTTAATG
Protein-coding regions in this window:
- a CDS encoding VapA/VapB family virulence-associated protein; the encoded protein is MIRSLRITDDFVQEEECKEIISSDFYYDMNGKMDQELIQLAKNIIMGRTTSYSAEVSFDFNFEINIDNGKSFYVTDLGNLVSDGGIFSGDIYTEDINRLYNDTVSFEFKNTAIYLCLVFFDRDSNNLGAFKCGAFSPVDSSGIGFGTWY
- a CDS encoding proline iminopeptidase-family hydrolase, whose translation is MKLKINAILFACLFLFIGCKEKTEDTVKSNYLDFSKRDDQLTGGIKMIPITTPKGTYKVWTKTVGNNPTIKVLLLHGGPGLTHELYESFDGYFPNESIEYIYYDQLGSYYSDQPDDNSLWTNERFVEEVEQVRKALGCDNSNFYILGQSWGGILAMEYALKYQKNLKGLIISNMMASAPAYNKYADEVLGPKLPKAVFDQIKAFEKNKDYTNPKYTELLFKYYYTEHILRMPIDKWPESINRCFKHINPKVYVYMQGPSEFGITGNATLKDWDVTARLKTITVPTLVIGAKYDTMDPEHMKWMSKEVQNGRFLFCPNGSHLSQYDDQKNYFKGVIQFLRDVDSGNFKKG